The Carassius gibelio isolate Cgi1373 ecotype wild population from Czech Republic chromosome A24, carGib1.2-hapl.c, whole genome shotgun sequence genome window below encodes:
- the LOC127946059 gene encoding GTPase IMAP family member 4 isoform X2: MSSNRPSYSTAAAQEANCLPELRLILLGWRWPGKSLTGNTILGREEFHLERAAEFCVKRETEVDQRKVTVVDTPGWFSAQTTPADYQQEMVRSVTLCPPGPHAFLLVIPVGMFTETDRAHIEENIALFGENVWKHTIVVFTWAEVLKDRSIERHIRKEGRELQWVVDKCKKRYHVINNYIFGEHPQLLQLMEKVEKIVSEEGGYFTLKTDEPKTPSETQSLNLNTNSLKENRELGARPKQNGSCNSLRGTDLNPPQSLVEGVSD, from the exons ATGAGCTCAAACAGACCATCATATTCAACCG CTGCTGCCCAAGAAGCTAACTGTCTCCCAGAACTCCGGCTGATCTTGCTGGGTTGGCGATGGCCAGGTAAAAGCCTGACCGGCAACACCATTTTGGGCCGTGAAGAATTTCATCTGGAACGTGCTGCCGAATTCTGCGTGAAGCGTGAGACTGAGGTGGATCAGCGCAAAGTAACAGTAGTAGACACTCCTGGCTGGTTCTCAGCTCAGACCACACCGGCTGACTACCAGCAGGAAATGGTCCGAAGCGTAACTTTGTGCCCACCTGGACCCCATGCATTCCTGCTGGTCATACCTGTTGGCATGTTCACTGAAACAGACCGGGCTCATATAGAGGAGAACATAGCACTTTTTGGGGAGAATGTGTGGAAGCACACCATTGTGGTGTTCACCTGGGCAGAGGTTTTAAAGGACAGGTCCATAGAAAGACATATACGAAAAGAAGGTCGTGAGCTTCAGTGGGTGGTGGACAAGTGTAAGAAGAGGTACCACGTCATCAATAACTATATTTTTGGTGAACACCCACAACTGCTCCAGCTGATGGAGAAGGTCGAGAAGATTGTATCTGAAGAAGGTGGTTACTTCACCCTTAAGACAGATGAACCAAAAACACCAAGTGAAACTCAGAGTCTGAATCTAAACACCAATTCATTGAAAGAGAACAGGGAGCTTGGAGCTAGACCCAAACAAAATGGCTCCTGCAACTCACTGCGGGGCACGGACCTGAACCCTCCACAGA GTTTGGTTGAAGGAGTGAGTGACTAA
- the LOC127946059 gene encoding GTPase IMAP family member 4 isoform X1 yields MSSNRPSYSTAAAQEANCLPELRLILLGWRWPGKSLTGNTILGREEFHLERAAEFCVKRETEVDQRKVTVVDTPGWFSAQTTPADYQQEMVRSVTLCPPGPHAFLLVIPVGMFTETDRAHIEENIALFGENVWKHTIVVFTWAEVLKDRSIERHIRKEGRELQWVVDKCKKRYHVINNYIFGEHPQLLQLMEKVEKIVSEEGGYFTLKTDEPKTPSETQSLNLNTNSLKENRELGARPKQNGSCNSLRGTDLNPPQSEFMSQHTMYNKC; encoded by the exons ATGAGCTCAAACAGACCATCATATTCAACCG CTGCTGCCCAAGAAGCTAACTGTCTCCCAGAACTCCGGCTGATCTTGCTGGGTTGGCGATGGCCAGGTAAAAGCCTGACCGGCAACACCATTTTGGGCCGTGAAGAATTTCATCTGGAACGTGCTGCCGAATTCTGCGTGAAGCGTGAGACTGAGGTGGATCAGCGCAAAGTAACAGTAGTAGACACTCCTGGCTGGTTCTCAGCTCAGACCACACCGGCTGACTACCAGCAGGAAATGGTCCGAAGCGTAACTTTGTGCCCACCTGGACCCCATGCATTCCTGCTGGTCATACCTGTTGGCATGTTCACTGAAACAGACCGGGCTCATATAGAGGAGAACATAGCACTTTTTGGGGAGAATGTGTGGAAGCACACCATTGTGGTGTTCACCTGGGCAGAGGTTTTAAAGGACAGGTCCATAGAAAGACATATACGAAAAGAAGGTCGTGAGCTTCAGTGGGTGGTGGACAAGTGTAAGAAGAGGTACCACGTCATCAATAACTATATTTTTGGTGAACACCCACAACTGCTCCAGCTGATGGAGAAGGTCGAGAAGATTGTATCTGAAGAAGGTGGTTACTTCACCCTTAAGACAGATGAACCAAAAACACCAAGTGAAACTCAGAGTCTGAATCTAAACACCAATTCATTGAAAGAGAACAGGGAGCTTGGAGCTAGACCCAAACAAAATGGCTCCTGCAACTCACTGCGGGGCACGGACCTGAACCCTCCACAGAGTGAGTTCATGTCACAGCATACAATGTACAACAAGTGCTGA
- the LOC127946059 gene encoding GTPase IMAP family member 4 isoform X3, with translation MSSNRPSYSTAAAQEANCLPELRLILLGWRWPGKSLTGNTILGREEFHLERAAEFCVKRETEVDQRKVTVVDTPGWFSAQTTPADYQQEMVRSVTLCPPGPHAFLLVIPVGMFTETDRAHIEENIALFGENVWKHTIVVFTWAEVLKDRSIERHIRKEGRELQWVVDKCKKRYHVINNYIFGEHPQLLQLMEKVEKIVSEEGGYFTLKTDEPKTPSETQSLNLNTNSLKENRELGARPKQNGSCNSLRGTDLNPPQSHQCLL, from the exons ATGAGCTCAAACAGACCATCATATTCAACCG CTGCTGCCCAAGAAGCTAACTGTCTCCCAGAACTCCGGCTGATCTTGCTGGGTTGGCGATGGCCAGGTAAAAGCCTGACCGGCAACACCATTTTGGGCCGTGAAGAATTTCATCTGGAACGTGCTGCCGAATTCTGCGTGAAGCGTGAGACTGAGGTGGATCAGCGCAAAGTAACAGTAGTAGACACTCCTGGCTGGTTCTCAGCTCAGACCACACCGGCTGACTACCAGCAGGAAATGGTCCGAAGCGTAACTTTGTGCCCACCTGGACCCCATGCATTCCTGCTGGTCATACCTGTTGGCATGTTCACTGAAACAGACCGGGCTCATATAGAGGAGAACATAGCACTTTTTGGGGAGAATGTGTGGAAGCACACCATTGTGGTGTTCACCTGGGCAGAGGTTTTAAAGGACAGGTCCATAGAAAGACATATACGAAAAGAAGGTCGTGAGCTTCAGTGGGTGGTGGACAAGTGTAAGAAGAGGTACCACGTCATCAATAACTATATTTTTGGTGAACACCCACAACTGCTCCAGCTGATGGAGAAGGTCGAGAAGATTGTATCTGAAGAAGGTGGTTACTTCACCCTTAAGACAGATGAACCAAAAACACCAAGTGAAACTCAGAGTCTGAATCTAAACACCAATTCATTGAAAGAGAACAGGGAGCTTGGAGCTAGACCCAAACAAAATGGCTCCTGCAACTCACTGCGGGGCACGGACCTGAACCCTCCACAGA GTCATCAGTGTTTACTCTAA